A single Curtobacterium sp. MCJR17_020 DNA region contains:
- a CDS encoding LacI family DNA-binding transcriptional regulator produces the protein MGIQEIATVTGLSKSTVSRALRGMENVAETTIDEVRRVADELGYVPSSAAAGLATGRQRAVGVVVPVIDRWFYVKALGGVDAELRRAGYDLVLYNLGGPGGDRDRAFRRSMLRHRVDALVLLSLVLDATERAELELTRHPMIVIGGLAPGLRNIGVDDRAVTRIAVDHLCGLGHRRVAYVGGQDEAGMNVAVPHLRRDGFVDAMRAAGHAVPDRWLLDGRFSFAGGLAAGNALFGGSAGAGAGTGAGAGPDRPTAVLCASDEMALGVLLAAGQAGLSVPGDVSVIGIDGHEYGATVGLTTVAQDPEAQGRAAARAVLAEVDGGAAGAIVAAPAHLVVRGTTAPPPG, from the coding sequence ATGGGGATCCAGGAGATCGCGACCGTCACGGGACTGTCGAAGTCCACGGTGTCGCGAGCGCTGCGCGGGATGGAGAACGTGGCGGAGACCACGATCGACGAGGTCCGTCGTGTCGCCGACGAGCTCGGGTACGTCCCGAGCTCGGCGGCGGCCGGCCTCGCCACCGGGCGGCAGCGCGCCGTGGGCGTCGTCGTCCCGGTGATCGACCGGTGGTTCTACGTCAAGGCACTCGGCGGCGTCGACGCGGAACTCCGGCGGGCCGGGTACGACCTCGTGCTCTACAACCTGGGCGGGCCGGGCGGCGACCGCGACCGGGCGTTCCGACGCTCGATGCTGCGGCACCGTGTCGACGCCCTCGTCCTGCTGTCCCTGGTGCTCGACGCGACCGAGCGTGCCGAGCTCGAACTCACCCGGCACCCGATGATCGTCATCGGCGGACTTGCACCGGGCCTGCGGAACATCGGGGTCGACGACCGAGCCGTCACCCGGATCGCGGTCGACCACCTGTGCGGACTCGGACACCGACGGGTCGCCTACGTCGGCGGGCAGGACGAGGCCGGCATGAACGTCGCGGTGCCGCACCTGCGGCGGGACGGGTTCGTCGACGCGATGCGGGCTGCCGGACACGCGGTGCCGGACCGGTGGCTGCTCGACGGGCGGTTCTCGTTCGCTGGCGGGCTGGCGGCGGGGAACGCGCTGTTCGGCGGGAGCGCCGGTGCCGGTGCCGGCACCGGCGCTGGGGCCGGGCCCGATCGCCCGACTGCCGTGTTGTGCGCATCGGACGAGATGGCGCTCGGGGTGCTCCTCGCCGCCGGGCAGGCGGGGCTGTCGGTGCCGGGGGACGTCTCCGTGATCGGGATCGACGGCCACGAGTACGGCGCCACCGTGGGCCTGACGACCGTGGCACAGGACCCGGAGGCGCAGGGGCGGGCAGCGGCGCGGGCAGTGCTCGCCGAGGTCGACGGCGGCGCTGCCGGAGCGATCGTCGCGGCGCCGGCGCACCTGGTGGTGCGGGGGACGACGGCGCCGCCGCCGGGGTGA
- the crcB gene encoding fluoride efflux transporter CrcB: MNPLDLLLVAVGGGVGAALRFLLDGLVKTRTSRSRTAGFPLGTVLINVSGSLVLGLLTGLGQAGTIPLPAVAVLGTGMMGGYTTFSTASVETVQLLRSGKPRLAVLHGLGMLVVSVGAAALGLWIGRNS; the protein is encoded by the coding sequence GTGAACCCGCTCGACCTGCTGCTCGTCGCCGTCGGCGGGGGAGTCGGAGCAGCGCTCCGGTTCCTGCTCGACGGACTCGTCAAGACGCGGACGTCCCGTTCGCGGACTGCCGGCTTCCCGCTCGGGACCGTGCTCATCAACGTGTCCGGATCGCTCGTCCTCGGCCTGCTCACCGGCCTCGGGCAGGCCGGGACGATCCCGCTCCCGGCGGTCGCGGTGCTCGGGACGGGCATGATGGGTGGGTACACGACGTTCTCGACGGCGAGCGTCGAGACCGTCCAGCTCCTCCGATCCGGCAAGCCCCGGCTCGCCGTCCTGCACGGCCTCGGGATGCTCGTCGTCTCGGTCGGCGCAGCTGCGCTCGGCCTCTGGATCGGAAGGAACTCATGA
- the leuC gene encoding 3-isopropylmalate dehydratase large subunit: MGRTLAEKVWDDHVVVKGEDGNPDLLYIDLHLVHEVTSPQAFDGLRQAGRPVRRLDLTIATEDHNTPTLAIDRPIADPTSRIQIETLRRNCEEFGVRLHSLGDKEQGIVHVVGPQLGLTMPGITVVCGDSHTSTHGAFGAMAFGIGTSEVEHVLATQTLPLKPFKTMAITVEGTLRPGVTAKDIILAVIAKIGTGGGQGYVLEYRGSAIRALSMEGRMTICNMSIEAGARAGMVAPDQITYDYVQGRDHAPTGSDWDDAVAYWDTLATDDDAVFDAEVFIDADDLEPFVTWGTNPGQGVSLSENVPSPLDFEDPNDQAAAQRALDYMDIAAGTPMKDIAVDAVFMGSCTNSRIEDLRAFASIIQGRKKADGVRVMVVPGSARVRLEAEAEGLDVVIKEFGAEWRFAGCSMCLGMNPDQLAPGERCASTSNRNFEGRQGKGGRTHLVSPLVAAATAIRGTLSSPWDLATDDALANVTDTANTTEGTF; encoded by the coding sequence ATGGGTAGGACGCTCGCCGAGAAGGTGTGGGACGACCACGTCGTGGTCAAGGGTGAGGACGGCAACCCGGACCTCCTCTACATCGACCTCCACCTCGTGCACGAGGTCACGAGCCCGCAGGCGTTCGACGGCCTCCGCCAGGCCGGCCGTCCGGTGCGCCGGCTGGACCTGACGATCGCGACCGAGGACCACAACACCCCGACGCTCGCCATCGACCGCCCCATCGCGGACCCGACGAGCCGGATCCAGATCGAGACCCTGCGCCGCAACTGCGAGGAGTTCGGGGTCCGCCTGCACTCGCTCGGCGACAAGGAGCAGGGGATCGTGCACGTGGTCGGCCCGCAACTCGGCCTGACGATGCCCGGCATCACCGTCGTCTGCGGCGACTCGCACACCAGCACCCACGGGGCGTTCGGTGCGATGGCGTTCGGCATCGGCACCTCCGAGGTCGAGCACGTCCTGGCGACGCAGACCCTGCCGCTGAAGCCCTTCAAGACGATGGCGATCACGGTCGAGGGCACGCTGCGTCCGGGTGTGACCGCGAAGGACATCATCCTGGCCGTCATCGCGAAGATCGGCACCGGCGGCGGACAGGGCTACGTGCTCGAGTACCGCGGCTCCGCGATCCGCGCGCTCTCGATGGAGGGCCGGATGACGATCTGCAACATGTCGATCGAGGCCGGAGCCCGCGCCGGCATGGTCGCCCCCGACCAGATCACCTACGACTACGTCCAGGGCCGCGACCACGCCCCGACCGGTTCCGACTGGGACGACGCCGTCGCGTACTGGGACACCCTGGCGACCGACGACGACGCCGTGTTCGACGCCGAGGTCTTCATCGACGCCGACGACCTCGAGCCGTTCGTCACCTGGGGCACGAACCCCGGCCAGGGCGTCTCGCTGTCGGAGAACGTGCCTTCGCCTCTCGACTTCGAAGACCCGAACGACCAGGCCGCTGCGCAGCGGGCCCTCGACTACATGGACATCGCCGCCGGCACCCCGATGAAGGACATCGCCGTCGACGCGGTGTTCATGGGCTCGTGCACGAACTCCCGGATCGAGGACCTGCGGGCCTTCGCGTCGATCATCCAGGGCCGCAAGAAGGCCGACGGCGTCCGGGTCATGGTCGTGCCGGGGTCCGCTCGGGTCCGGCTCGAGGCCGAGGCCGAGGGGCTCGACGTCGTGATCAAGGAGTTCGGCGCCGAGTGGCGGTTCGCCGGGTGCTCGATGTGCCTCGGCATGAACCCCGACCAGCTCGCCCCGGGGGAGCGCTGCGCGAGTACCTCGAACCGCAACTTCGAGGGGCGCCAGGGCAAGGGTGGGCGCACCCACCTGGTGTCGCCGCTCGTCGCCGCCGCCACCGCGATCCGCGGCACGCTGTCCAGCCCGTGGGACCTGGCGACAGACGACGCACTGGCGAACGTGACCGACACAGCGAACACCACCGAGGGGACCTTCTGA
- a CDS encoding ABC transporter substrate-binding protein encodes MKTTRSRVRFASVAGVAVIGLVLTGCSSGSSGAGSDDAKSGQDSRGPITYVQGKDNSNVVRPLIAKWNKAHPDEKVTFKEQSDQADQQHDDLVQHFQAKDANYDVVDVDVVWTAEFAAKSWLTPLTGDMKIDTSNLLPATVKTATYNDTLYAAPQTSDGALLYYRKDLVKTPPTTWKEMMADCQIAKDKGIGCYAGQFAKYEGLTVNASEAINGSGGSVLGKSGDPDVDTSDAKAGLQNLVDAFKDGNIPAEAITYQEEQGRTAFEAGKLLFLRNWPYVYNLAKTDGSSKVKDTFGVAPIPGADGTGASTLGGHNAAISVYSKHKATAHDFLEFLISNDTQKFFATQGSLAPVVGDLYTDSELTAKLPYLPTLLKSIESAEPRPVTPFYPAVTKAIQDNTYAALKGSKSVDEAMKDMQDALKAATSS; translated from the coding sequence GTGAAGACAACACGCTCCAGGGTGCGGTTCGCATCCGTTGCCGGGGTCGCCGTCATCGGCCTCGTGCTCACCGGCTGCTCGAGCGGGAGCTCCGGCGCCGGTTCGGACGACGCCAAGAGCGGCCAGGACAGCCGCGGACCCATCACGTACGTGCAGGGCAAGGACAACTCCAACGTCGTCCGCCCGCTGATCGCGAAGTGGAACAAGGCCCACCCCGACGAGAAGGTCACCTTCAAGGAGCAGTCCGACCAGGCCGACCAGCAGCACGACGACCTCGTGCAGCACTTCCAGGCCAAGGACGCGAACTACGACGTCGTCGACGTGGACGTCGTCTGGACCGCCGAGTTCGCCGCGAAGAGCTGGCTGACGCCGCTGACCGGTGACATGAAGATCGACACCTCGAACCTGCTGCCCGCCACGGTGAAGACCGCGACCTACAACGACACCCTCTACGCCGCCCCGCAGACCTCGGACGGCGCACTGCTCTACTACCGCAAGGACCTCGTCAAGACGCCACCGACCACGTGGAAGGAGATGATGGCCGACTGCCAGATCGCGAAGGACAAGGGCATCGGCTGCTACGCCGGGCAGTTCGCGAAGTACGAGGGCCTGACGGTGAACGCCTCCGAGGCGATCAACGGCTCCGGTGGTTCGGTGCTCGGCAAGAGCGGGGACCCGGACGTCGACACCTCGGACGCCAAGGCCGGCCTGCAGAACCTGGTCGACGCGTTCAAGGACGGGAACATCCCGGCCGAGGCGATCACGTACCAAGAGGAACAGGGCCGCACGGCGTTCGAAGCCGGCAAGCTGCTGTTCCTGCGCAACTGGCCGTACGTCTACAACCTGGCGAAGACCGACGGTTCGAGCAAGGTCAAGGACACGTTCGGCGTCGCCCCCATCCCGGGTGCGGACGGCACCGGCGCCTCGACGCTCGGCGGGCACAACGCCGCGATCAGCGTGTACTCGAAGCACAAGGCGACGGCGCACGACTTCCTCGAGTTCCTCATCTCGAACGACACGCAGAAGTTCTTCGCGACGCAGGGTTCGCTCGCCCCGGTCGTCGGTGACCTCTACACCGACTCCGAGCTGACGGCGAAGCTGCCCTACCTGCCGACGCTGCTCAAGTCGATCGAGTCGGCGGAGCCGCGCCCGGTCACGCCGTTCTACCCGGCGGTGACCAAGGCGATCCAGGACAACACCTACGCGGCGCTCAAGGGATCGAAGTCGGTCGACGAAGCCATGAAGGACATGCAGGACGCCCTCAAGGCGGCGACCAGCAGCTAG
- a CDS encoding histidine phosphatase family protein, with protein MTSERPGELVLVRHGETEWSKSGQHTGRTDIPLTDNGVEQAKRAGRYLADRSFALALSSPLQRARDTAHLIGVDPELDEDLYEWDYGAYEGLTTPQIKVLRHGPWDLWTDGVPAGDTPGENAAEVRVRVERILNRARPVLAEGQDVVFIAHGHVLRALGAAWIRLAPQDGAVLKLGTASVSVLGYEHGRPVIDAWNIQPRD; from the coding sequence ATGACCTCGGAACGCCCCGGCGAACTCGTCCTCGTCCGTCACGGAGAGACGGAGTGGTCGAAGAGCGGGCAGCACACCGGCCGCACCGACATCCCGCTGACGGACAACGGTGTCGAGCAGGCGAAGCGCGCCGGCCGGTACCTGGCCGACCGCTCGTTCGCGCTGGCCCTGTCGAGTCCGCTGCAGCGTGCGCGCGACACCGCGCACCTGATCGGCGTCGACCCCGAGCTCGACGAGGACCTGTACGAGTGGGACTACGGCGCGTACGAGGGTCTCACCACCCCGCAGATCAAGGTGCTGCGCCACGGGCCGTGGGACCTCTGGACCGACGGAGTGCCCGCCGGTGACACCCCCGGTGAGAACGCCGCCGAGGTCCGGGTCCGCGTCGAGCGCATCCTGAACCGCGCTCGTCCGGTGCTCGCCGAGGGGCAGGACGTCGTGTTCATCGCCCACGGCCACGTGCTGCGTGCCCTCGGCGCCGCGTGGATCCGGCTCGCGCCGCAGGACGGTGCCGTGCTGAAGCTCGGCACCGCATCGGTCAGCGTCCTCGGCTACGAGCACGGCCGCCCGGTCATCGACGCCTGGAACATCCAGCCCCGCGACTGA
- a CDS encoding CrcB family protein has protein sequence MTDARPPHLRWRFLALVALGGAIGTAIRALLAEAFPGHDGISWVILAINVVGAFCLGLLLEALAMRGPDVEGRRTLRLFVGTGVLGGFTTYSTLADDTAQLIDVGRWGAGSGYALLSVVLGLGAVALGIWIAGRLRPPSTGLDGGAS, from the coding sequence ATGACCGATGCGCGACCGCCGCACCTCCGCTGGCGCTTCCTCGCCCTCGTCGCGCTCGGCGGGGCGATCGGGACCGCGATCCGCGCACTGCTCGCCGAGGCGTTCCCCGGCCACGACGGCATCAGCTGGGTGATCCTCGCGATCAACGTCGTCGGCGCCTTCTGTCTCGGGCTCCTGCTCGAGGCGCTCGCGATGCGTGGGCCCGACGTCGAGGGGCGCCGCACGCTCCGGCTGTTCGTCGGCACCGGCGTGCTCGGCGGCTTCACGACGTACAGCACGCTCGCCGACGACACCGCGCAGCTGATCGACGTCGGCCGGTGGGGTGCGGGCAGCGGGTACGCACTGCTGTCCGTCGTCCTCGGGCTCGGCGCCGTCGCCCTCGGGATCTGGATTGCCGGGCGGCTCCGACCACCGTCGACCGGCCTGGACGGAGGCGCGTCGTGA
- a CDS encoding carbohydrate ABC transporter permease, with protein sequence MRTAVQAIVIAVWCLLPFYWMVVTSFRDVGFTFDATPWPTHVTLDNYATAFSTSLGNHLGRALANSLLIGGVVTIIALLVGTTAAYALARLEFGGKSLIAGAILAASMFPGVALISPLFQLFTDIGWMGTYQALILPSISFVLPLTVYTLASFFREMPWDLEEAARIDGCTRVQAFRRIILPLAAPAVFTTAILAFISSWNEYLISSQLSSDATQPVTVAIASFAGSQPHQEPYTAVMAAGTIVTIPLVILVLVFQRRIVAGLTAGGVKG encoded by the coding sequence ATCCGCACGGCCGTGCAGGCGATCGTCATCGCCGTGTGGTGCCTCCTGCCGTTCTACTGGATGGTGGTGACGAGCTTCCGCGACGTCGGGTTCACGTTCGACGCCACCCCGTGGCCGACGCACGTGACGCTCGACAACTACGCGACGGCGTTCTCCACGTCGCTCGGCAACCACCTCGGGCGGGCGCTCGCCAACAGCCTGCTCATCGGCGGCGTCGTGACGATCATCGCCCTGCTCGTCGGCACCACGGCGGCGTACGCCCTCGCCCGCCTTGAGTTCGGCGGCAAGTCGCTCATCGCCGGCGCGATCCTGGCGGCGTCGATGTTCCCGGGCGTCGCGCTCATCTCCCCGCTGTTCCAGCTCTTCACGGACATCGGGTGGATGGGGACCTACCAGGCGCTCATCCTGCCGAGCATCTCGTTCGTGCTGCCACTGACGGTCTACACGCTCGCGTCGTTCTTCCGCGAGATGCCGTGGGACCTCGAGGAAGCAGCGCGCATCGACGGCTGCACCCGCGTGCAGGCGTTCCGGCGGATCATCCTGCCGCTCGCCGCCCCCGCGGTGTTCACGACGGCGATCCTGGCGTTCATCTCCAGCTGGAACGAGTACCTGATCTCCTCGCAGCTCTCGAGCGACGCGACGCAGCCGGTGACCGTGGCGATCGCCTCGTTCGCCGGGTCGCAGCCGCACCAGGAGCCGTACACGGCGGTCATGGCAGCGGGCACGATCGTCACGATCCCGCTCGTCATCCTGGTCCTCGTCTTCCAGCGACGCATCGTGGCCGGCCTCACCGCCGGTGGCGTGAAGGGCTGA
- the leuD gene encoding 3-isopropylmalate dehydratase small subunit, producing MDKITTVTGIAAPLKRSNVDTDQIIPAVYLKRVTKTGFEDALFSGWRQDPDFVLNQPEYQGAKVLVAGPDFGTGSSREHAVWALRDFGFAVVISPRFADIFKGNAGKQGLVTAIVTESEVERLWAEIERNPGVSATVDLVAQRVSLGDVDVPFEIDAYTRWRLMEGLDDIGLTLRDETSITEFESRRSSWRPKTLPVK from the coding sequence ATGGACAAGATCACCACCGTCACCGGCATCGCCGCCCCGCTCAAGCGGTCGAACGTCGACACCGACCAGATCATCCCCGCGGTCTACCTCAAGCGCGTCACGAAGACCGGCTTCGAGGACGCCCTGTTCTCCGGCTGGCGCCAGGACCCCGACTTCGTGCTGAACCAGCCCGAGTACCAGGGCGCGAAGGTCCTGGTGGCAGGCCCGGACTTCGGCACCGGCTCGTCCCGCGAGCACGCGGTCTGGGCACTGCGTGACTTCGGCTTCGCGGTCGTCATCTCGCCTCGCTTCGCCGACATCTTCAAGGGCAACGCGGGCAAGCAGGGCCTGGTCACCGCGATCGTGACCGAATCGGAAGTCGAGCGGCTCTGGGCCGAGATCGAGCGCAACCCGGGGGTGTCGGCGACCGTGGACCTGGTGGCGCAGCGCGTGTCGCTCGGGGATGTGGACGTCCCCTTCGAGATCGACGCTTACACTCGTTGGCGGTTGATGGAAGGGCTCGACGACATCGGGCTCACCCTCCGTGACGAGACCTCGATCACGGAGTTCGAATCCCGCCGCTCCAGTTGGCGGCCGAAGACATTGCCGGTGAAGTAG
- a CDS encoding FUSC family protein, which translates to MTTPAHSTRTINLEGAARAAIAGGAPLALLIALGMPGYAAFAMFAGFTAIFGATEPYRQRAVTTGVAGALQTLCMFAGIGAALLGSPLWLQATGLVVVLVIAVCTLSSLRTIPAQPIFPVFAFVVSALVPLQPADVPLVATIIVCSVVWAWLVAMSGFVIRHVWHPHAPHRFRPLAPLKERGFGILHTAALWETVALNVVGSLVAGAVASTIPWLGHPYWAVIAVVSTLPALRQRHTVIRAFQRFIGTIGGTVIAVGILLLEPSAWWIVVIAVVGQFFAEIFVARNYAVCLLFLTPLALAVSWLSLPEAPELLALDRVAQTTLGALVSVGLLFVGRAIERRRGRALGATSAIRTV; encoded by the coding sequence ATGACGACACCTGCGCACTCGACCCGGACGATCAACCTCGAGGGCGCGGCACGCGCAGCGATCGCGGGCGGTGCACCACTGGCGCTGCTCATCGCCCTCGGGATGCCGGGCTACGCCGCGTTCGCGATGTTCGCCGGCTTCACCGCGATCTTCGGGGCCACCGAGCCGTACCGGCAGCGCGCCGTCACCACCGGCGTCGCGGGTGCGCTGCAGACCCTGTGCATGTTCGCGGGCATCGGTGCCGCCCTGCTCGGCTCCCCGCTCTGGTTGCAGGCGACCGGGCTCGTCGTGGTGCTCGTCATCGCGGTCTGCACCCTGTCGAGCCTGCGGACGATCCCCGCGCAGCCGATCTTCCCCGTGTTCGCGTTCGTGGTCTCCGCCCTCGTGCCGCTGCAGCCCGCGGACGTCCCGCTCGTCGCGACGATCATCGTCTGCTCGGTCGTGTGGGCGTGGCTCGTCGCGATGTCCGGGTTCGTCATCCGGCACGTGTGGCACCCGCACGCCCCGCACCGGTTCCGGCCACTGGCACCGCTCAAGGAGCGCGGCTTCGGCATCCTCCACACGGCCGCGCTGTGGGAGACCGTGGCGCTCAACGTCGTGGGGTCGCTCGTCGCCGGTGCGGTGGCGTCGACCATCCCCTGGCTCGGGCACCCGTACTGGGCCGTCATCGCGGTGGTGTCGACCCTGCCCGCACTCCGCCAGCGGCACACCGTGATCCGGGCGTTCCAGCGGTTCATCGGCACGATCGGTGGCACCGTGATCGCCGTCGGGATCCTGCTGCTCGAGCCTTCGGCGTGGTGGATCGTCGTCATCGCCGTCGTGGGGCAGTTCTTCGCGGAGATCTTCGTCGCCCGGAACTACGCCGTCTGTCTGCTGTTCCTGACCCCGCTCGCCCTCGCCGTGTCGTGGCTGAGCCTGCCCGAGGCTCCAGAACTGCTCGCACTCGACCGGGTGGCGCAGACCACCCTCGGTGCGCTCGTCAGCGTCGGGCTGTTGTTCGTGGGGCGTGCGATCGAGCGGCGCCGCGGCCGTGCCCTCGGCGCCACGAGCGCGATCCGTACCGTCTGA
- a CDS encoding sugar ABC transporter permease — protein MYLIGPTILLLAIVIGYPVVSAIIQSFQLDQGLDKATGLFVQGGFAGITNYAHWLGQQCGNVTCPPGSLGSQFWVSMGNTFFFTVVTVAFETAIGVWMAIIMNRNFKGRALVRAAILVPWAIPTAVTAKLWYFIFDANGVLNHVLGQQILWTSGEWASRWAVIIADTWKTTPFMALLILAGLQLIPEEVYEAGKMDGASTFQRFVLITLPLIKPALMVAILFRVLDALRMYDLPAILTGGGGGSGNATTTLSILVVEQIRQGFNSASALSTITFLVIFIVAFVFVRFLGANVVQTQAAQQKGELK, from the coding sequence GTGTACCTCATCGGCCCGACGATCCTGCTCCTCGCGATCGTCATCGGCTACCCGGTCGTCAGCGCGATCATCCAGTCGTTCCAGCTCGACCAGGGCCTCGACAAGGCCACCGGCCTGTTCGTGCAGGGCGGCTTCGCCGGCATCACGAACTACGCGCACTGGCTCGGCCAGCAGTGCGGCAACGTCACCTGCCCGCCCGGCAGCCTCGGCTCCCAGTTCTGGGTGTCGATGGGCAACACGTTCTTCTTCACGGTCGTCACCGTGGCGTTCGAGACGGCCATCGGCGTGTGGATGGCGATCATCATGAACCGCAACTTCAAGGGCCGCGCGCTCGTCCGTGCCGCGATCCTGGTGCCGTGGGCGATCCCGACGGCCGTCACCGCGAAGCTCTGGTACTTCATCTTCGACGCGAACGGCGTCCTGAACCACGTCCTCGGGCAGCAGATCCTGTGGACGAGCGGCGAGTGGGCGTCCCGGTGGGCGGTCATCATCGCCGACACCTGGAAGACCACGCCGTTCATGGCACTGCTCATCCTGGCCGGGCTGCAGCTGATCCCGGAGGAGGTCTACGAGGCCGGCAAGATGGACGGCGCGTCGACGTTCCAGCGCTTCGTGCTCATCACCCTGCCGCTCATCAAGCCCGCGCTGATGGTCGCGATCCTGTTCCGCGTGCTCGACGCGCTGCGCATGTACGACCTGCCCGCGATCCTCACCGGCGGCGGCGGTGGTTCCGGCAACGCCACCACGACCCTGTCGATCCTGGTCGTCGAACAGATCCGGCAGGGCTTCAACTCCGCGTCGGCCCTGTCGACCATCACCTTCCTGGTGATCTTCATCGTGGCGTTCGTCTTCGTCCGGTTCCTCGGCGCCAACGTCGTGCAGACGCAGGCCGCCCAGCAGAAGGGTGAACTCAAGTGA
- a CDS encoding RidA family protein, whose product MSSAVQLIRSAALSDVAEYAYASTVAAGTRLVFLAGACPLDEHGATVAVGDVAGQAAQCIANLRTALAAAGAGVDDLVQTRVLVATTEQQDLVAAWDVVRAAMGDHDVPSTLLGVTVLGYDDQLVEVEAIAAVAD is encoded by the coding sequence GTGTCCAGTGCCGTCCAGCTCATCCGGTCCGCAGCGCTCAGCGACGTCGCGGAGTACGCCTACGCGTCCACCGTGGCGGCCGGGACACGGCTCGTGTTCCTCGCGGGCGCGTGTCCGCTCGACGAGCACGGTGCGACGGTCGCCGTCGGTGACGTGGCCGGGCAGGCCGCGCAGTGCATCGCGAACCTGCGGACGGCGCTCGCAGCCGCCGGCGCGGGGGTCGACGACCTCGTCCAGACGCGGGTGCTCGTCGCGACGACCGAGCAGCAGGACCTCGTCGCCGCCTGGGACGTCGTCCGCGCCGCCATGGGAGACCACGACGTGCCGAGCACACTGCTCGGCGTGACCGTCCTCGGCTACGACGACCAGCTCGTCGAGGTCGAGGCGATCGCCGCCGTCGCCGACTGA
- a CDS encoding MBL fold metallo-hydrolase: MEVTKLEHACQILSDGDVRLVLDPGNFTRPVDATGVVAVVVTHEHPDHVTPEQLHRILAANPDAVVFGPEGVRAALADSGIAVEVVTDGDHRTVGPFELDFHGTRHQLIHSSVPIVDNTGVLVNGTLFHPGDSYTDPGVPVEVLAAPVGAPWLKVAEMMDYVAALAPARAYPIHEATLSDVGYGMHTGRLREALAPSGVLEVLRPGESLTI, from the coding sequence ATGGAGGTCACGAAGCTCGAACACGCCTGCCAGATCCTGTCGGACGGCGACGTCCGCCTGGTGCTCGACCCGGGCAACTTCACCCGCCCCGTCGACGCGACCGGGGTCGTCGCGGTCGTCGTCACCCACGAACACCCCGACCACGTCACGCCCGAGCAGCTGCACCGGATCCTCGCCGCCAACCCCGACGCCGTCGTGTTCGGCCCCGAGGGCGTCCGTGCGGCGCTCGCCGACTCCGGCATCGCGGTCGAGGTCGTCACCGACGGCGACCACCGCACCGTCGGCCCGTTCGAACTCGACTTCCACGGCACGCGGCACCAGCTCATCCACTCCTCGGTGCCGATCGTCGACAACACCGGCGTGCTCGTGAACGGCACGCTCTTCCATCCCGGCGACTCGTACACCGACCCGGGCGTCCCCGTCGAGGTCCTCGCCGCGCCGGTCGGTGCCCCGTGGCTCAAGGTCGCCGAGATGATGGACTACGTCGCCGCGCTCGCCCCGGCCCGCGCCTACCCGATCCACGAGGCCACGCTCTCCGACGTCGGCTACGGCATGCACACCGGTCGGCTGCGCGAGGCGCTCGCGCCGAGCGGCGTGCTCGAGGTCCTGCGGCCGGGGGAGTCGCTCACGATCTGA